From one Pseudomonas fluorescens genomic stretch:
- a CDS encoding type III PLP-dependent enzyme encodes MSIQVEDYFARDTFQKMKAFADKQETPFVLIDTQMISQAYDDLRAGFEFAKVYYAVKANPAVEIIDLLKEKGSSFDIASIYELDKVMGRGVSADRISYGNTIKKSKDIRYFYEKGVRLYATDSEADLRNIAKAAPGSKVYVRILTEGSTTADWPLSRKFGCQTDMAMDLLILARDLGLVPYGVSFHVGSQQRDISVWDAAIAKVKVIFERLKEEDGIELKLINMGGGFPANYITRTNSLETYAEEIIRFLKEDFGDDLPEIILEPGRSLIANAGILVSEVVLVARKSRTAVERWVYTDVGKFSGLIETMDESIKFPIWTEKKGEMEEVVIAGPTCDSADIMYEHYKYGLPLNLAIGDRLYWLSTGAYTTSYSAVEFNGFPPLKAYYL; translated from the coding sequence ATGTCGATTCAGGTCGAAGACTACTTCGCGCGCGATACCTTCCAGAAAATGAAGGCCTTCGCCGACAAGCAAGAAACCCCGTTCGTGCTCATCGACACCCAGATGATCAGCCAGGCCTATGACGACCTGCGCGCCGGTTTCGAATTCGCCAAGGTCTACTACGCGGTCAAGGCCAACCCGGCCGTGGAGATCATCGACCTGCTCAAGGAAAAGGGCTCGAGCTTCGACATCGCCTCGATCTACGAGCTGGACAAAGTGATGGGCCGCGGTGTCAGCGCCGATCGCATCAGCTACGGCAACACCATCAAGAAGTCCAAGGACATCCGCTACTTCTACGAGAAGGGCGTGCGCCTGTACGCCACCGACTCTGAAGCCGACCTGCGCAACATCGCCAAGGCCGCCCCAGGCTCGAAGGTCTATGTACGCATCCTCACCGAAGGCTCGACCACCGCCGACTGGCCACTGTCGCGCAAGTTCGGCTGCCAGACCGACATGGCCATGGACCTTTTGATCCTCGCCCGCGACCTGGGCCTGGTGCCTTACGGCGTGTCGTTCCACGTGGGCTCGCAACAGCGCGACATCAGCGTCTGGGATGCGGCGATTGCCAAAGTGAAGGTGATCTTCGAACGCCTGAAAGAAGAAGACGGCATCGAGCTCAAGCTGATCAACATGGGTGGCGGCTTCCCGGCCAACTACATCACCCGCACCAACAGCCTGGAAACCTATGCCGAAGAGATCATCCGCTTCCTCAAGGAAGACTTCGGCGATGACCTGCCGGAAATCATCCTCGAGCCAGGCCGTTCGCTGATCGCCAACGCCGGCATCCTGGTCAGCGAAGTGGTGCTGGTGGCGCGCAAGTCGCGTACCGCCGTCGAGCGCTGGGTGTACACCGATGTGGGCAAATTCTCCGGCCTGATCGAAACCATGGACGAGTCCATCAAGTTCCCGATCTGGACCGAGAAAAAAGGCGAGATGGAAGAAGTGGTGATTGCCGGCCCGACCTGCGACAGCGCCGACATCATGTACGAGCACTACAAGTACGGCCTGCCGCTGAACCTGGCCATCGGTGACCGCCTGTACTGGCTGTCGACCGGCGCCTACACCACCAGCTACAGCGCGGTGGAATTCAACGGCTTCCCGCCGCTGAAGGCTTACTACCTGTAA